Part of the Deltaproteobacteria bacterium GWA2_45_12 genome, GAAGGGCCGTTATCCTTTTTCGATTGTTTTTTTGAAAATTCCTTCTGAAATGGTGGATGTGAATGTGCATCCGGCAAAGACGGAAGTCCGTTTTTCGCAAAGTCAGGTGATCCATCGTTTGGTTTATGAAGCGGTAAGGAAAATTCTGGAGGCGGCGCCGTGGAATCAGGCGATGGACGGTGCACGGCACGCCCCGACACACGATACCGTAGGGGCGCCGCTTGCTGCGCCCCCATCTTTGCCATTTCAATTTCAATCCGAATCCGATGTTTTTAGGGGCGCGGCAAGCAGCGCCCCTACGGAAATACGACCAACGCATCAAAGTCCGGAGGGAAATATCTCCCAAAAACAAATCCAATTTGGTCAAACCCCCTATGCCTCCATGGAAGTGCTGGGGCAGTTTTGGGGGACTTATATTTTATGCCAAAGTGACGACAAGCTCATTCTTATTGACCAGCACGCCGCCCATGAACGCATTGGATTTGAAAAATTGCTTTTGCAATACAAGGAAGGAGAAATCCCTTCACAACATTTATTGATTCCTGAAAACTTTGACTTGAACCCTTCTCAAACAGCCATCGTAGGGCCGTATTTGGATGATTTTAAAAAAATGGGGCTTGAGGTGGATTTTTTTGGGGGAAACACTTTTGTTGTCAAATCCAAACCGGCCCTGTTTAAAAAACTGGATGTAAAATCCCTGCTTTTAGATTTGGTGGGGGATGTTTTGGAAAAAGGAAAGCTCACTTCACTAATCGATCAATTACACGCAGTACTGGCACGCATGTCCTGCCATGGGGCGATTAGGGCCCATCATTTGCTCACTCTTGAAGAAATGAAAGCCATGGTGAGGGAATTGGACCAATATCATTTTACGTCTTTTTGTCCGCACGGGAGACCTGTTTCTGTGGAGGTCACTCGTTATGAGATTGAAAAGTGGTTTAAGAGGATTGTGTGATGGGGGGACAGAAATCGGGATGCCTAATTCACTACCAAACAAAAAAATAATCGTCCTGGTTGGCCCTACGGGTGTTGGAAAAAGCGAGGTGGCCCTTCATTTGGCGCAAAAATTCAACGGTGAAATTGTCAATGCCGACTCACGCCAACTTTACAAGGAAATCAACATAGGAACGGCCAAACCTTCCGAGACGGCCTTGCTTGAAGTGCCGCATCATTTATATGGCTTTTTGGGGCCTCATTCTTCCTGGGATGCCGCCAAGTTTGTTGAAGAAGCAGACAAAGTTATCGCCAGTGTCCACGGTCGAAATCGCCTCCCCATTATTGTGGGGGGAACCGGGCTCTATGTGCGGGCGCTTCTTTACGGTCTACTTTCCGGCCCCAAAGCAAATGCAGAGATCCGAAAGCGTCTTAAAGATGTCATTAAAAATGAGGGGCTCTTGGCTCTTTATAAAGAACTTGAAAAAGTCGATCCTGTTTCGGCGGCAACCATTCATCCCCATGACCCTGTCCGCATCATTCGCGCGCTTGAGGTTTATGAACTAACAGGCAAGCCCCAGTCCCAGATTCAGGAAGAACATGGTTTTCAAAAATCCCGTTATGATTTTTTAATGCTGGGGTTTTTGTGTGAAAGGGAAAAACTGGTTCGACATTTAAACAAACGCGTCAATGCCATGATAGAAGCCGGTTTGGAAGCGGAAGTAAGGAATTTGGTAAGCCATTATGGGTGGTGCGATCTTTTAAAAACAACCATCGGATATCAAGAATGGGAACCCTATTTTGAAGGGAAGATTTCACTAAACCAAACTGTTGAACAGATAAAAATCAACACACGCCAATATGCCAAACGACAAATGACCTGGTTTAGAAAAGAGAAGAAGGTGAAATGGATGGAGGCAGGGAAGTTAAGGGAAATGGAAGAAATGATGAAAGGTTTTTTAAATTTGTAGGGGCGGCTCGCGAGCCGCCTTTAGCTAGACACGAGTTTTGGGAGGGGAGGTGCTGGCAAAAAGGCCCGTGGAGCGGATATTTTCAAGATTGGCGGTAACGGACTGAACATAGCGCCTTGTTTCACGAAATGGAGGGATGCCACCATAGCGGGCGACAGCTCCGGGGCCGGCATTGTAGGCCGCCAGGGCCAGTTCGGTATTGCCATTAAACCGGTCGAGCATCTGGCGTAAATAACGCGCGCCCCCGGCAATGCTTTGTTCGGGGTTTAAAGGGTCGGTTACGCCTACGGAACGGGCCGTTCCGGGCATGAGTTGGGTCAGGCCCATGGCACCGGCGTGTGAGACAACATCGGGTCTAAAATTGGATTCTTGTTTGATAAGGGCCGCCAGTAAATTGGGGTCGAGATTGTTGATCTGGGCGTGTTTTTCAATAAGCGGACGGTAGGATTCCATGTTTTTGGGAATCGCATTTGAAGAAGATGAAACGCTGGCTGTTTTTCTTAACTGGGTGGGAGTGATTTTTCCTTCCACATGCAATTTCTTGGAAGGATTTTTATCTATTTTGACACCTTGGGTTTCTGCCGAAATTTTAGTGGGGCTTTGGTAGGTGGCTGTGCTTCCTGCCGGAAGGGGCTTGAAAAAAGGATCTGCTTTTTTTCCTACAAGACTATGGGGAACCTGCATGCTTTCGGATTCTTGTTTTTTATCCCCTACGCCCGTTGGCTTCGGGGACGCGCCTTGCTGGGTCAAAACCCCGTCCGGCCTTAGGCGGACGGAATCTTGGGTCCGGGGCTTGCCCTGAGATTTATACCGTTGATCCAAAATTTCAGTAAAGCTTTTCGAGGCAGAAGTTTTGGCTTTGGCTCCTAAAGCTTGGGATGGCTGTAATTTGTTGACTTTTTCTAGGCTCATAATGACGTCTTATTCTACCAAACAACCTCCCTGGAGATAAAACCCTCTTTTCATTATTAATTATCGTTGTTTTTTCCTTCAAAGGTGTGGAAAAACCGATCTTTTTATTTCAAAATAAATAGAATAATATCAATATGTTAATGTCTTATCGGTTTCTTGCCAAGGGGAACACAATGGGATACACTTTAAAAAAATGAATTACCTGCTTAAAGCTTATTTCAATGCCACCAGCCAAATGGATGTTTTTAACCTGACGCATGATGTTAAAAGGGCGTTAAGGGAATCTCAAATTTTACACGGTATTTTAACTGTTTTTGTTCCCGGATCCACAGCTGCTGTCACTTGTTTGGAAAACGATCCTCAAATTCATCAGGAAGTAAAAAATATCCTTAACAGCATGGTGCAGGAGTCAAAGGCTCCCACACCCGTGCGTAAATCCGGATCGGGAAGTATTGAAGCTCACGTGAAAGCGGCCATGCTTCATCCTTTTGTGAGCATTCCCGTTCAGGATGGAAAACTTCTTTTGGGGGCATGGCAGGAAGTTATTCTTTTTGATTTTGACAACAAGCTTGCACGTCGGGAAGTTTTGATTCATCTTTATGGGGAAGGAGCCCCACAGAAAAAATAATGGGAAGACGAAAATCAAATGTGGTCCAGCTTCGCTTTGATGACAACGATTTGGCCCAGAACCTTTTTGGGCCCCAAGGCGCCCACCTTCGTTCGTTAGAAAACAAACTGGGAATTGCCATCCATGAAAAAAGCGGCGAGTTAGCTTTGGAAGGGGAAATTGAAAAAATCGAATTTGCCCAGTCGGCTCTGGATCAGCTTTATACCCTGCTTAAAAAAGGATATCCCGTCACCGGTCATGATGTTGAAGCCGCTGTTCGTGTGCTCACCGAAAATCGTAATGCCAGTCTTCACGATCTTTATCTTGATTCCATTTTTGTTCCTGCAAAAAGACGGGTCATTTATCCAAAATCAATGGGGCAAAAATTATACGTTGAGGCCATTCGCAAGTATGATCTTGTTTTTGGTATCGGCCCTGCAGGTACCGGAAAAACTTATCTGGCCATGGCCATGGCCGTGACCTCTCTGCTCAAAGGCCAGGTGGAACGCATTGTTTTAACCCGCCCTGCCATTGAGGCAGGGGAAAAATTGGGATTTTTACCGGGGAGTCTTGTTGAAAAAGTGAACCCTTATCTCACTCCTTTATACGATGCCATGCATGACATGCTCGATTTTGAACGAACCACCAAGATGCTCGAGAAAGGGGAGATAGAAGTGGCCCCCCTGGCTTTCATGAGAGGACGTACTTTGAGTCAGGCCTTTGTTATTTTGGATGAAGCCCAAAATTGCACCAAGGAGCAGATGAAAATGTTCCTGACGCGCATTGGGCAGGGTTCTAAAGCAGTGATTACAGGGGATCCCACGCAAATCGATTTGCCCCGTGACAAGGTGTCAGGGTTAATGCATGCTGTGCGCGTTTTGGAAAAGGTGCAGGGGCTTTGTATCCATACATTGTCACCCATTGATGTGGTACGCCATCCCTTGGTCCAGGCCATTGTGGAAGCCTATGAGAATGATGAGAAGCTATCATAGGGGCTCGCGTCGCCCCCTCCATCGGCAAAGCCGCTGGAGCCTCCCCCTCAGCGCGCCTGTGGCGCTTTTATAGTAGATGTAAGCTCGTGGGAATCTACAAATAGGGGATGTTTAAAAAAAAGAGGGTTTTCATGAAAATTGAAAAACAAAAAATGGAAAAAATGGAAAAAAAGGAAACATGGATCAATGTTTTCCTGATTTTATTTTTGTCCTTGACCATCACCTCTTTGATGACTTTTAGGGTCGATGAACTTCCTCAAGTTTATGAGGTGGGCTCTGTGGCCATCAAAGACATCAAAGCCGACCAAAATTATGAGATTGTCGATGAAAAATCGACCTTAAAACTAAGGCAGGAAGCTGTTGATAATGTTGCCCCACTTTATGATTTTGATCCTTCTATTGAACAGGATGCTGTTAAAAAAATACAGGAAAGTTTTGAGCAAGCGCGGCTTTTTTTAGTCCAAAACAAGAATTTTGACACTGAACTTGAGTCACAAATCAAAAAGAATTTTATTGAACGAATGGGAGTTGAAGTAAATGAAGACCAATACACACTGATAAGGCAAAGCCAGTTCAATCTTAACTTGCAGCGCAGTTTGGTTCTTTTTGTAAGTGAGATTTTGCGTTCTCCCCTCATATTAAGCCGCCAAGAATTGCAACCCTTGCTGGAAAAAGGTTTTATTTTGAGAAAATTGGAAGGGGAACCTTATGCTGAAGAGATGATCCACCAAACCGATGGTGTTTCGGATTTGAGGGAAATCGACAAAAAACTTTCCTCCATCAAGCCCGATTTGGTGAACATGGATGAATTCAAGCCCTTTCTTGAAATTGTTCGCCAGTTTATCAAGCCCAATCTCATCTATAATGGGCGTGAAACCGATTTTCGAAAAGAAAAAGCCGCCAGCAATATTAAAAGTGTCATCATTAAAATAAAACAAGGGGAATCCATTATCCGTAATGGGGATCGCTATGAACCCTGGCATCTTACGGTTATCGAAGGAATTCGCAAGGCCCGACATCAGTCAAACAAATGGCTTAAGTTCATCGGTATTGCCCTGTTTGTAAACCTGGTCCTACTGATCGTTTATTATTATGCATCCAAATACATCCGTAAGTTCAAGCCAACGCGTAAAGATCTCATTTTTTTGGGTGTGAACCTTCTTTTCTTCATGATGGTTTTAAGATTCGGCGTTTTTATGGCTTCATCGATTCGGGACGCTCTTCCTTATCCACTGCCTTTTTCAGCCTTTTATTACGGCATTCCCGTGGCAGCGGGGGCAATGCTTGTTCGCTTCACCCTTAATTCTGAAATTGCCCTCATTTTTTCCGTGATTGTGAGTCTTTTTTGCGGAGTTTTCTTGGACAATAATCTGGAGCTTACTGTTTATTACCTTATCAGCAGCGTCTTTGCGGCTCATGCCATTGCCCATCTCGACAAAAGATCAGCGGTATTACTCAGTGGGGCTTATACGGGGCTTATCAATGCTGTCACCATTTTAAGCTTAAGTCTCATTGATGTTCTTAAAGATACAGGCCAACTATCGTTATATGAAATGTCCCTTCATTGTCTCATGGGTTTTTGGGGAGGTATTTTGACAGCCATGCTGGTTCTTATTTTAGCACCCGTTGCTGAAACACTTTTTAATTACACCACCGATATCAAACTTTTGGAAATGGCTAACTTGAGCCACCCTCTCCTTAAAGAAATGATCGTACGCACACCGGGGACTTATCATCACAGCCAGATTGTGGGCATATTGTCCGAGGCAGGGGCCCAGGCGATCGGAGCCAATTCACTTTTGGCGCGGGTTGCTTCTTATTATCATGATATTGGTAAAATGAAAAAACCGGAGTATTTCATTGAAAACCAAAAAGGGGAAAATCCGCATGATAAATTGGCGCCATCGATGAGTGCCCTTATTATTGAAGCCCATGTCAAAGATGGCATTCAAATGGCCAAGGAACATAAACTGCCTCAGCGCATTGCTGACATGATTCCGCAGCATCAGGGGACGAAGTTGATAGGGTTCTTTTTTAATAATGCCAAAAAGATGGAAGATAAGTATGGAGAGGTTGACGAGCGTGATTTTAGATATGACGGGCCGAAACCCCAAAGCAGGGAAGCCGGTATCATCATGATGGCCGATGCCGTTGAGGGGGCTGTGAGAGCTTTGCCGGAAAAAGCAGCGCATAAAATTCAGGCGACCGTTGAAAAAATGGTTAACCAACATTTTGTGGATGAGCAGTTAGATGAATGTGACCTCACCTTAAGGGACTTGCACCTTATCTCGGAGGCTTTTTGTAAAATACTGGTTGGTATTTATCATCAGCGCATCGAGTATCCCGAAGGAGCTCTTCTTGGCAAAGTAGCTGATGTTCATGAAATGAAAGACAAGGCAAAAGATGCAAGTCATCATCACCAACAAGTCGCGGATTCGAATATCTCGCCCTTATTTCGAAAAAAGGATTAAAAAAATGGCACGCCATCTCAAGTTGCCCCATCTGGCCCTGGGGCTTACTTTCATTGATGACCCTGCCATCGCACGTCTTAACCTGAAATTCATGAAGAAAAAAGGCGCAACGGATGTTTTGAGTTTTCCCTTGGATTCAAAAGAATTGTTGGGAGATATTGTTGTTTCTTTAGATACAGCTAAAAAACAGGCTAAAACTTTTTGTATTTCTTTAAAAGAACGGGTGATGTTTCTAGTGGTTCATGGATTTTTACATTTGCTGGGGTATGACCACCAAACGGAGAGGGACTGGAAGATAATGTCAAAGAAGGAACGTGAATTGATGAAACTTGTTGGTTGATGTTTCGTAGGGACAATCCTAGGATTGTCCTTACAGAGATTATGCTCACTTTATTGGCTATTTTGGCTTCCGGTATTTTGGGGGCTGTTATTTATCCCTCTGTATTTTGGGGATACAAACTTCCTGATATGGGATTTCTGGCCTGGATTTATCTTATCCCTCTTTATTTTGCCCTTGATCCATCGTCATTGAAAAAAAATTTCAAGATCACCTGGATTACCTCCCTTATTTTTTATGGGATCATTCTTTACTGGATCATGCTTGCCATCACCAATTTTGGCGGGCTTACCTCTTTGCAGGGAGCCGGTGTTTTGATTGTTTTGGTGGGGATGATGGCCACTTTTTTCGCCGGTTTTTTAAGCCTGGCGCAAAAAGTGGTTTGTAAAACAAATCTTCCTTTTTTTTTGGTGAGTACCGTTTTTTTGGTGGCTTCTGATTATGCCCGCACTTATTTTCCGGCGGGAGGTTTTCACTGGGCCCTGCCGGGTTATTCCCAGGGAAATTATCTTGGATATTTTCAATGGATAGAATGGACGGGCGTTTTTGGATTGAATGCCGTTATTTATTTGGTC contains:
- a CDS encoding rRNA maturation RNase YbeY; amino-acid sequence: MARHLKLPHLALGLTFIDDPAIARLNLKFMKKKGATDVLSFPLDSKELLGDIVVSLDTAKKQAKTFCISLKERVMFLVVHGFLHLLGYDHQTERDWKIMSKKERELMKLVG
- a CDS encoding tRNA (adenosine(37)-N6)-dimethylallyltransferase MiaA, with the translated sequence MPNSLPNKKIIVLVGPTGVGKSEVALHLAQKFNGEIVNADSRQLYKEINIGTAKPSETALLEVPHHLYGFLGPHSSWDAAKFVEEADKVIASVHGRNRLPIIVGGTGLYVRALLYGLLSGPKANAEIRKRLKDVIKNEGLLALYKELEKVDPVSAATIHPHDPVRIIRALEVYELTGKPQSQIQEEHGFQKSRYDFLMLGFLCEREKLVRHLNKRVNAMIEAGLEAEVRNLVSHYGWCDLLKTTIGYQEWEPYFEGKISLNQTVEQIKINTRQYAKRQMTWFRKEKKVKWMEAGKLREMEEMMKGFLNL
- a CDS encoding phosphate starvation-inducible protein PhoH translates to MGRRKSNVVQLRFDDNDLAQNLFGPQGAHLRSLENKLGIAIHEKSGELALEGEIEKIEFAQSALDQLYTLLKKGYPVTGHDVEAAVRVLTENRNASLHDLYLDSIFVPAKRRVIYPKSMGQKLYVEAIRKYDLVFGIGPAGTGKTYLAMAMAVTSLLKGQVERIVLTRPAIEAGEKLGFLPGSLVEKVNPYLTPLYDAMHDMLDFERTTKMLEKGEIEVAPLAFMRGRTLSQAFVILDEAQNCTKEQMKMFLTRIGQGSKAVITGDPTQIDLPRDKVSGLMHAVRVLEKVQGLCIHTLSPIDVVRHPLVQAIVEAYENDEKLS